From Candidatus Methylomirabilota bacterium, the proteins below share one genomic window:
- a CDS encoding MaoC family dehydratase has protein sequence MRYFEDFAPGQVLELGSRTISRESMLAFAREFDPQSFHVDEEAARRSIYGGLLASGWHTCSLWMRILCDGLLTDTASLGSPGIDELRWLKPVRPGDTLSVRMTILEAIPSRSKPDRGLLRSLTEMRNQHGEIVLTARGLSLLGRRPA, from the coding sequence GTGCTCGAGCTCGGCAGCCGCACGATCTCGCGGGAGAGCATGCTCGCGTTCGCACGGGAGTTCGACCCGCAGTCCTTCCACGTGGACGAGGAGGCCGCGAGGCGCTCGATCTACGGCGGCCTCCTCGCGAGCGGCTGGCACACTTGCTCGCTCTGGATGCGGATCCTCTGCGACGGGCTCCTCACCGACACCGCGAGCCTCGGCTCGCCCGGGATCGACGAGCTCCGCTGGCTCAAGCCCGTGCGCCCGGGCGACACGCTCTCGGTGCGGATGACGATCCTCGAGGCGATCCCGTCGCGGAGCAAGCCCGACCGCGGGCTGCTCCGCTCGCTCACGGAGATGCGGAACCAGCACGGCGAGATCGTGCTGACCGCGCGCGGCCTCTCGCTCCTCGGGCGCCGGCCGGCCTGA